From Lytechinus variegatus isolate NC3 chromosome 16, Lvar_3.0, whole genome shotgun sequence, the proteins below share one genomic window:
- the LOC121429599 gene encoding mid1-interacting protein 1A-like: MTDIEFTSLCQSMMMELQRTVDNEKAPPSQSILGIMKNFIDSVNEMDETVLIPSRLMDINMDNCHSMLMDNDDSSTMSVISTSTSASSPQVPSDQVSLHTYYSMLKAVKRELARGPVEESELSELEDETVDEESARLQAQTARAFREHLRGLFSILSHLTNVSKNLMTIYQQETGDQQSCLKPKSFHV, encoded by the coding sequence ATGACAGATATTGAATTTACCTCACTCTGCCAAAGCATGATGATGGAACTGCAGCGGACTGTGGATAACGAGAAGGCACCCCCTTCGCAATCCATCTTGGGTATCATGAAAAACTTCATCGATTCCGTCAACGAGATGGACGAAACTGTGTTGATCCCAAGTCGCCTGATGGACATCAATATGGACAACTGCCATTCGATGCTCATGGACAACGACGACTCGTCAACGATGTCGGTGATTTCGACGTCGACCAGCGCTTCGTCGCCGCAAGTCCCCAGTGACCAGGTCAGCTTGCATACGTACTACTCGATGTTGAAGGCGGTGAAGAGGGAACTGGCTCGTGGTCCCGTGGAGGAGAGCGAGCTGAGCGAACTCGAGGATGAAACCGTGGATGAGGAGAGTGCGAGGTTACAAGCGCAGACCGCCCGGGCCTTCCGGGAACATCTTCGTGGACTCTTCTCCATCCTTTCACATCTCACAAACGTTTCCAAGAATCTGATGACGATATACCAACAAGAAACTGGAGACCAACAGTCCTGCCTGAAACCAAAATCGTTCCATGTTTAG